Proteins from a single region of Apium graveolens cultivar Ventura chromosome 7, ASM990537v1, whole genome shotgun sequence:
- the LOC141673238 gene encoding uncharacterized protein LOC141673238 — translation MWTVWEKCVETRSSAGSTYPPPPVPDNFAGTQIKKVCDAAYGTGDYDEEAHEFKRFVADAEQPLFEGSDCTKLESMLKLHNWKLRFGISDAAFTELLSSVGSFLPTGHVLPVNAYEAKKNLSDLGLDYIKFHDCILYKGIYSESSKCPKCNLSRWKLGKDGRVRTNIPAKVVWYFSIIPRFKRLYKSASTAEMMTWHSDHRIQDGLMRHPADSPSWRNVDHRWPSFGSESRNLRLALSADGINPHNNGLTNRYSCWPMVLVTYNLPPWLCMKRKFMMLTLLVSGPHEMGNNIDVYLQPMVDDLKKLWEEGEPYVFDAHTKTYFTLRAILLWTINDFPAYGNLSGCVNKGNMKATFNGEQENGRACQPLSGEEVLAEQQQVKFTFGKEVKSSKKVECVWKKKSIFFELDYWKFHHVCHCLDVMHIEKNVCDNLIGTLLNMRYKSKNSEASHRDMMEMGARADLAPQVGEKKTYLPPASYNLLKAEKKKVLLSFLHMKLPFGHASNIKNCVSMPDLKMYGLKSHDCHIFLQHLLPVAIRSVLRKNARINKIGLCFFFNSLCNKVVDVSKLDKLQSDVIVTLCELEKIFPPSFFDIMIHLTVHLVRELRLCGPVFYRWMFPFERFNKVLKRYVRNRYFQEGCMAESYIKEESVEFCSEFVGQSGTAGLPKKKRYTKSILKDFIEEKSKSVQWMMAEYNRLFVNWFEEKVNNELMENFEGVSEMIRWLAGKPSYFVLTYEGYVVDGFRYFTKKRDDSRVVQNSGVSLVAKTVQVSSVEDLNPVESDMIFYGIILDIWELDHHEFKAPLFLCKWAENERGINVDDLGFTLVNFSRQGHKKDKYVFVDQD, via the exons ATGTGGACGGTGTg GGAAAAATGTGTTGAAACTAGGTCTTCTGCTGGTAGTACATACCCTCCACCCCCTGTGCCGGACAATTTTGCTGGCACCCAAATAAAAAAAGTTTGTGATGCAGCATATGGTACGGGTGATTATGATGAAGAGGCGCATGAGTTCAAGAGGTTTGTGGCTGATGCCGAACAACCTCTATTTGAGGGTAGTGATTGTACTAAGTTAGAATCGATGTTGAAATTGCACAACTGGAAATTGAGGTTTGGTATTAGCGATGCCGCCTTCACCGAGCTACTGTCTTCTGTTGGCTCTTTCCTTCCTACTGGTCATGTTTTGCCGGTTAATGCATATGAAGCCAAAAAGAACCTATCTGATCTAGGACTAGACTATATAAAGTTCCATGACTGCATACTATATAAAGGTATATATAGTGAGTCTTCTAAGTGCCCCAAGTGTAATTTATCTCGATGGAAATTGGGGAAGGATGGCAGAGTTAGAACTAATATTCCAGCCAAAGTTGTATGGTACTTCTCCATTATTCCCAGATTTAAGCGATTGTATAAATCTGCTTCTACTGCTGAAATGATGACTTGGCACTCGGACCACCGCATTCAAGATGGCCTGATGCGCCATCCAGCTGACTCTCCTTCTTGGAGGAATGTTGATCACAGGTGGCCTAGCTTCGGTAGTGAATCCAGAAATCTTCGCTTAGCTTTGTCAGCCGATGGTATAAATCCACATAATAATGGACTGACCAATAGGTATAGCTGCTGGCCAATGGTATTGGTAACttataatcttcctccatggCTATGCATGAAGAGaaagtttatgatgttaacattatTGGTTTCTGGTCCACATGAGATGGGAAATAATATAGACGTATACCTACAACCAATGGTCGATGACTTGAAAAAGCTTTGGGAGGAAGGGGAACCATATGTCTTCGATGCGCATACTAAAACTTATTTCACTTTAAGAGCAATATTGTTGTGGACAATAAATGACTTTCCCGCATATGGGAATCTGTCTGGCTGCGTTAATAAGGGGAATATG AAGGCAACATTTAATGGAGAACAAGAGAATGGACGTGCATGTCAACCCCTTTCCGGAGAAGAAGTATTAGCGGAGCAGCAACAAGTTAAATTTACCTTTGGCAAAGAAGTAAAGAGTTCAAAAAAGGTAGAATGTGTATGGAAAAAGAAGTCAATTTTTTTCGAGTTAGATTACTGGAAGTTTCACCATGTGTGCCATTGTCTCGATGTTATGCACATTGAGAAAAATGTGTGTGATAATCTGATTGGTACTCTACTGAATATGCGGTATAAATCCAAAAACAGCGAGGCATCACACCGTGATATGATGGAGATGGGTGCTAGGGCCGACTTAGCTCCACAGGTAGGCGAAAAGAAAACATACTTGCCCCCTGCCTCTTATAATTTGTTAAAGGCTGAAAAAAAGAAAGTGTTGTTATCATTCTTACACATGAAACTTCCGTTTGGACATGCATCAAATATCAAAAATTGCGTGTCGATGCCTGATTTGAAGATGTACGGGCTCAAGTCCCATGACTGCCATATCTTCCTCCAACATTTGCTCCCTGTTGCCATTCGTTCGGTTCTCCGAAAGAATGCTAGAATTAACAAAATTGGGCTGTGTTTCTTTTTCAACTCATTGTGCAACAAAGTTGTAGATGTATCAAAACTGGATAAATTGCAGTCAGATGTAATAGTGACCTTGTGTGAGCTGGAAAAAATCTTCCCTCCCTCATTTTTCGATATAATGATACACCTAACAGTCCACTTGGTTAGAGAGTTACGTTTATGTGGACCGGTTTTCTATAGATGGATGTTTCCATTTGAGCGGTTTAATAAAGTGTTAAAAAGATATGTAAGAAACCGTTATTTTCAAGAAGGTTGTATGGCGGAAAGCTATATAAAAGAAGAATCAGTTGAATTCTGCTCAGAGTTTGTTGGACAGAGTGGCACTGCAGGCCTTCCAAAGAAAAAAA GATACACAAAGAGCATCTTGAAAGACTTTATTGAGGAAAAAAGTAAAAGTGTTCAGTGGATGATGGCTGAATACAATCGACTATTTGTTAATTGGTTTGAAGAAAAA GTTAATAATGAACTGATGGAAAATTTTGAAGGTGTTTCTGAAATGATAAGATGGTTGGCAGGAAAACCATCATATTTTGTTCTCACATACGAAGGGTATGTAGTCGACGGGTTCCGGTACTTCACAAAGAAGCGAGACGATTCGAGAGTTGTCCAGAATAGTGGCGTGTCTTTAGTGGCCAAGACGGTCCAAGTCTCAAGTGTCGAGGATTTGAATCCGGTGGAGAGCGATATGATATTTTATGGAATCATCTTAGATATCTGGGAGTTAGATCACCATGAATTCAAAGCCCCTTTGTTCTTGTGTAAGTGGGCAGAGAATGAAAGAGGAATTAATGTAGATGATCTAGGATTCACACTTGTGAACTTCAGTCGACAAGGACACAAGAAGGATAAATATGTGTTTGTCGACCAAGACTGA